The following are encoded together in the Citrus sinensis cultivar Valencia sweet orange chromosome 1, DVS_A1.0, whole genome shotgun sequence genome:
- the LOC102623451 gene encoding acetolactate synthase 3, chloroplastic-like — protein sequence MATTLSPPFIFNTPKSPPTISRPLMPLPYSYNRIKKPSLHVTNSTLNIPTSTAPFQQTDFSSRFAPDKPRKGADIIVEALERQGVTTVFAYPGGASIEIHQSLTRSNIRSILPRHEQGGIFAAEGYARSSGTPGVCLVSSGPGVTNIMTGLMDAYSDSIPILAITGQVSQKLLGTDAFQEIPVVEVTRYMTKHNYLVLDVDDIPRIIKEAFFIATSGRPGPVLIDIPVDVQLELAVPNWNQPFKLPSCISSLPKEPDELALRQTLKLIAESKNPVLCVGGGCLNSSEELRKFVGLTGIPVTCTTMGLGLFPCTDELCLRMVGMFGTVCANYAVNECDLLLAAGVRFNERMTSKLEDFATRAKIVHIDIDSNEIGKVKLPDVSICADAKLVFNRMNMILESEGVGFMFDFSAWREELHEQKKKYPFSYKTFGEEIPPQYAIQILNELTDDEETIISTGVGQHQMWAIQFYMYKRARQLLTSSGFGSMGFGLPAAMGAAVANPGAIVVDIDGDGSFIMNLQELAAIKAENIPVKILLINNQYLGMNVEYEDRYFEANRANSFLGDPLRKSEIFPDMLKFAEACGIPAARVTKKKDVRAAIQLMLETPGPYLLDVMVSYQEHVVPMIPYDKSFKDTILDDDGRALH from the coding sequence ATGGCAACCACCTTATCCCCGCCGTTCATCTTCAACACCCCCAAATCTCCACCGACAATATCCCGACCGCTTATGCCGCTTCCTTATTCTTATAATCGGATCAAAAAGCCCAGCCTCCACGTCACGAACAGTACTCTCAATATACCAACCAGTACCGCGCCATTCCAACAAACAGATTTTTCTTCCAGATTTGCTCCAGACAAGCCTCGAAAAGGTGCTGACATTATCGTGGAAGCCCTGGAACGCCAAGGTGTCACCACAGTCTTTGCTTATCCTGGTGGCGCGTCCATTGAGATCCACCAATCTCTCACGCGCTCCAACATCCGGAGCATTCTCCCTCGCCATGAACAAGGTGGTATCTTCGCTGCGGAAGGCTATGCCCGCTCCTCCGGAACACCTGGCGTCTGTCTTGTTTCGTCTGGACCTGGCGTCACCAATATAATGACTGGCCTCATGGATGCCTATTCTGACAGTATCCCCATTTTGGCCATCACTGGTCAGGTTTCCCAAAAACTCTTGGGTACTGACGCATTTCAAGAAATCCCTGTAGTGGAGGTGACCCGGTATATGACAAAACACAATTATCTTGTCCTTGATGTTGATGACATTCCTAGGATCATCAAGGAGGCATTCTTCATAGCAACATCAGGCCGGCCAGGCCCTGTCTTAATCGATATACCAGTGGATGTACAACTAGAGCTAGCTGTTCCGAATTGGAACCAGCCATTTAAGTTACCTAGTTGCATTTCTAGTTTACCTAAAGAGCCGGATGAGTTAGCCTTGCGGCAGACTTTAAAGTTAATTGCGGAGTCGAAGAATCCTGTGTTATGTGTAGGTGGTGGCTGTTTGAACTCTAGTGAGGAGTTAAGGAAGTTTGTTGGGCTGACGGGTATACCAGTAACATGCACAACGATGGGTCTAGGGTTGTTTCCTTGTACAGATGAGTTATGTTTGCGGATGGTAGGAATGTTCGGAACTGTTTGTGCTAACTATGCTGTGAATGAATGTGACTTGCTCCTTGCTGCTGGGGTTAGGTTTAATGAACGTATGACATcaaagcttgaggattttgcaACTCGAGCTAAGATTGTTCATATTGATATTGATTCCAATGAGATTGGGAAGGTTAAGCTGCCTGACGTGTCCATTTGTGCGGATGCAAAGTTGGTGTTTAATAGGATGAATATGATATTGGAAAGTGAAGGAGTTGgatttatgtttgatttttcagCTTGGAGGGAGGAGCTTCATgagcaaaaaaagaaatatccATTCAGTTATAAGACATTTGGGGAAGAGATTCCACCTCAGTACGCGATTCAAATTCTTAATGAGTTGACTGATGATGAAGAAACAATTATAAGTACAGGAGTAGGACAACATCAAATGTGGGCTATTCAGTTTTACATGTATAAGAGGGCTCGCCAACTGTTAACGTCCTCAGGATTTGGATCCATGGGCTTTGGACTGCCTGCTGCTATGGGAGCTGCTGTTGCTAACCCAGGAGCAATCGTTGTAGACATCGATGGTGATGGAAGTTTCATTATGAATCTACAAGAATTGGCTGCCATCAAGGCTGAGAATATCCCTGTTAAGATATTGCTGATAAATAATCAATACTTGGGCATGAATGTGGAATACGAGGATCGGTATTTTGAAGCAAATAGAGCTAACTCGTTTCTGGGAGATCCATTAAGAAAGTCTGAAATATTTCCAGATATGTTAAAATTTGCGGAAGCCTGTGGAATTCCTGCAGCTCGggtgacaaaaaagaaagatgttaGAGCTGCTATTCAGTTAATGCTAGAAACTCCAGGACCGTACTTACTGGATGTGATGGTTTCCTATCAAGAGCATGTTGTGCCTATGATTCCTTATGATAAATCTTTTAAAGATACAATCCTAGACGATGATGGAAGAGCACTTCATTAA
- the LOC102613572 gene encoding cyclase-like protein 2 isoform X1 translates to MAKTTIIYLFLPLFFFFSLTVAAANTAYPTIPGTEPTNGCIPPVERRPVRREVHGNGRIYDVTHRITNSMPTYVDHVDGVGEFLRLTDSIKNGSLSNLSELRFSVHTGTHIDAPGHVFDHYYDAGFDVDAVDLEVLNGPGLLVDVPRDKNISAEVLKSLNIAKGVRRVLFRTLNTDRRLMYKTEFDTSYVGFTEDGARWLVENTEIKLVGTDYLPIAAFDDVLKGHYALLESTEIVVVEALKLDDVPAGIYSIHCLPLRVPGAEGAPTRCILIK, encoded by the exons ATGGCCAAAACGACAATCATCTATCTGTTTTTGccactcttcttcttcttctctctcactGTCGCGGCAGCAAATACAGCTTATCCGACGATACCTGGGACCGAACCCACCAATGGTTGCATCCCACCTGTGGAACGGAGGCCGGTCCGGCGAGAGGTGCACGGCAATGGGCGGATATACGACGTCACCCACCGTATAACAAACAGCATGCCTACGTATGTAGATCACGTTGATGGAGTTGGGGAATTCTTGAGGCTTACTGACAGTATAAAGAACGGCTCTTTGAGTAATCTCTCGGAGCTGAGATTCTCGGTGCATACAGGAACGCATATTGATGCCCCTGGACATGTTTTTGATCATTATTATGATGCTGGCTTTGATGTTGATGCCGTTGACTTGGAAGTTTTGAACg GCCCTGGGCTATTAGTTGATGTTCCAAGAGATAAAAACATATCAG CTGAAGTTTTGAAATCCTTGAACATTGCCAAGGGAGTACGTCGTGTGCTATTCAGAACATTAAATACGGACAG GCGGCTTATGTATAAAACGGAATTTGACACAAGCTATGTGGGATTTACCGAAGACGGGGCAAGATGGTTGGTGGAAAATACTGAAATTAAACTTGTTG GAACTGATTACTTGCCAATCGCTGCCTTCGATGACGTGTTGAAGGGTCATTATGCTTTGCTGGAAAGCACG GAGATCGTTGTTGTGGAAGCGCTTAAACTCGATGACGTGCCAGCAGGAATATATTCAATCCATTGCTTACCTCTTAGGGTGCCTGGAGCTGAGGGAGCACCAACTAGATGCATTCTCATTAAGTGA
- the LOC102613572 gene encoding cyclase-like protein 2 isoform X2, protein MAKTTIIYLFLPLFFFFSLTVAAANTAYPTIPGTEPTNGCIPPVERRPVRREVHGNGRIYDVTHRITNSMPTYVDHVDGVGEFLRLTDSIKNGSLSNLSELRFSVHTGTHIDAPGHVFDHYYDAGFDVDAVDLEVLNAEVLKSLNIAKGVRRVLFRTLNTDRRLMYKTEFDTSYVGFTEDGARWLVENTEIKLVGTDYLPIAAFDDVLKGHYALLESTEIVVVEALKLDDVPAGIYSIHCLPLRVPGAEGAPTRCILIK, encoded by the exons ATGGCCAAAACGACAATCATCTATCTGTTTTTGccactcttcttcttcttctctctcactGTCGCGGCAGCAAATACAGCTTATCCGACGATACCTGGGACCGAACCCACCAATGGTTGCATCCCACCTGTGGAACGGAGGCCGGTCCGGCGAGAGGTGCACGGCAATGGGCGGATATACGACGTCACCCACCGTATAACAAACAGCATGCCTACGTATGTAGATCACGTTGATGGAGTTGGGGAATTCTTGAGGCTTACTGACAGTATAAAGAACGGCTCTTTGAGTAATCTCTCGGAGCTGAGATTCTCGGTGCATACAGGAACGCATATTGATGCCCCTGGACATGTTTTTGATCATTATTATGATGCTGGCTTTGATGTTGATGCCGTTGACTTGGAAGTTTTGAACg CTGAAGTTTTGAAATCCTTGAACATTGCCAAGGGAGTACGTCGTGTGCTATTCAGAACATTAAATACGGACAG GCGGCTTATGTATAAAACGGAATTTGACACAAGCTATGTGGGATTTACCGAAGACGGGGCAAGATGGTTGGTGGAAAATACTGAAATTAAACTTGTTG GAACTGATTACTTGCCAATCGCTGCCTTCGATGACGTGTTGAAGGGTCATTATGCTTTGCTGGAAAGCACG GAGATCGTTGTTGTGGAAGCGCTTAAACTCGATGACGTGCCAGCAGGAATATATTCAATCCATTGCTTACCTCTTAGGGTGCCTGGAGCTGAGGGAGCACCAACTAGATGCATTCTCATTAAGTGA